TGCAGGAATTGGAGCAGGCGGGCTTCCCTCTTTACTCCGAAGTAGGGGCTGCAGGTGGTTATCATATCTTAAAAGAACGCATTTTGCCGCCTGTTGCTTTTTCAGAAAACGAAGCAAAAGCTATTTTCTTTGCCTGTCAGGCCTTGCAATATCACCGTGACCTGCCGTTTGAACAGGAAACCATATCCGTCATGAAAAAGTTTTTGAATTGTCTGCCATTAGATATACAAAACAGTATCACGCAGATGCAAAACAAGGTTGTATTCTGGATTCCAGACAGACATTGTGATTCACCATTGCTTAAATCAATGTTTCTTGTTGCCATAAACCGCCATGCCGCAACAATACGGTATTCGTCAACATATTCTGAAAGCACGCGCACAATTATACCTGTTGGCTTATATGCTATGAATGGACTGTGGTATTGCCCCGCCTATTGTACAACAGCGAATCAAATCAGAGTGTTCCGGGTTGACCGTATCAAAGAAATCATAGAGGAAAAGCCCTGTCCAAAAGGAAAATATCCTATTCCTGTGTCAATTCAGGAATATCTTGAAAAAACAGAGGTTAAAAACGATTACCACATGAAAATCCAGCTGACGGATACAGGTGTCAAACGCTGTGAAAGTGAATGTTTGCTTGCAAGTGGATTAAAAACATTTTCAACAGGTGGCGGGATAATCGACATGGAAATAAACCATGCTGCTTTAGAATGGGTTGCCGATTATATATTGCCGTTTGGAAATAATGCCACTGTATTAGAACCAGTGGAGTTAATAAAGCTAATGCGGCAAAAAATATACGAATTA
The Lachnospiraceae bacterium JLR.KK002 DNA segment above includes these coding regions:
- a CDS encoding YafY family protein, whose product is MSKAERLIEMMITINAKKDFTAGELANEFSVSKRTILRDLQELEQAGFPLYSEVGAAGGYHILKERILPPVAFSENEAKAIFFACQALQYHRDLPFEQETISVMKKFLNCLPLDIQNSITQMQNKVVFWIPDRHCDSPLLKSMFLVAINRHAATIRYSSTYSESTRTIIPVGLYAMNGLWYCPAYCTTANQIRVFRVDRIKEIIEEKPCPKGKYPIPVSIQEYLEKTEVKNDYHMKIQLTDTGVKRCESECLLASGLKTFSTGGGIIDMEINHAALEWVADYILPFGNNATVLEPVELIKLMRQKIYEL